From a region of the Paenibacillus lutimineralis genome:
- a CDS encoding DUF4190 domain-containing protein: MGGYSLDNNYKESRYEFSPLTQSYVPSQAKTSGKAITSLILGIISLITLPLGGIIVLGIVGFFSGIVAIVLSSLSFKEIKRVQVRGRGMAIAGLVCGIVATSVNVLAFVISFVNGFMNAINNV, encoded by the coding sequence ATGGGGGGATATTCCTTGGATAACAATTACAAAGAATCTCGATACGAGTTTTCTCCGCTAACCCAATCTTACGTCCCGTCACAGGCGAAGACGAGTGGCAAAGCAATTACATCTTTAATACTAGGTATAATATCCTTAATTACTTTGCCATTAGGAGGAATCATAGTCCTTGGAATCGTTGGCTTCTTCAGTGGTATCGTTGCGATTGTGTTATCGTCTTTATCGTTTAAAGAAATCAAGCGAGTACAGGTGCGAGGACGCGGTATGGCAATTGCAGGATTGGTATGCGGAATTGTCGCGACGTCTGTCAATGTGCTTGCCTTTGTTATCTCGTTTGTGAATGGCTTCATGAATGCTATAAATAATGTCTAG